AAGTCGGTAGCGCTGATTTCGGGGTGGCTGTTCGGGATGCCGGCGTTGCCGGGCAGTACGTGCACGGTAGCGCCGTCGCGGGTCAGCTTCCACGCCATGGCGTGTTCACGAGCCCCGCCGCCAAGGAGTACAATGGGTTTAGATGTAGTGCTCACAGGAATAGCCAATTGGTCGTACAATGCGTCTAACTAATATCGTCAATGGAAAAAATCTGGCCATCGGCAAACTCAAAAACCGACTTCCCCTGCAGCTGCAGCGTGTCGCCGGCCTTCAGGCCATTGGGGAAATCAATGGCTGCAACGCCGGTATAGTCAATCAGAACTTCGACCCGGTTGTCAGTCACTTGCCAATCAGTGATACACTGTTCCCGTTGCGAGAAGTACTGCCGGGCTTGCTCGGCCTGCTGACGGAAGCTTTCCTTACCGGTGGTTGTCAGGTTGACTTCGCCGCCGGAAATGTTACGGAACACCACATCCTCGTGCAGATGGCGCACCATCCCATCTACATCGAAGCGGTTGTACGCTTCAATGTAATCTTGCACTAGGTGTTTGTGTGTCGCAACGTTCATTGGCTTGATATTACAGCGCCCGCAGCTTAGCGTTATTGAGGCAGATGAGGTTTGGGGTAGCCGAGAGCATAATCACCGACGAGTTCAATCATTTTTCATGATACCAGCGCGCACCAGGTTGTCCACGAGACGGGCATGTACATCGCCAGAGGAGTTGCCGGTGGGCAGCGGGGTACCCGTGATCCGCTCGTAGATATCGAGGTAGCGGCGGGTGGCTTCGGCGGATACTTCGGGCGTGAGGGCGCGGGGGTACTGGCCGTCCTTTTTGTTGGCAATCAGCCACTGGCGTACGTACTCCTTGTCCATCTGCTCGGCCGTCTCGGGGTTCTTGGCGTAGTCCTCAGCACTCCAGAACCGCGATGAGTCGGGCGTGTGGATTTCGTCAATCAGAATCAGCTCCCCATCCAGCAAACCAAACTCATACTTGGTATCTACCAGGATGATGCCGCGCTCCGCCATCCACTGGGAAGCGAAGTTGAACAGCTCCAGCGACTTTACCCGCATCTTCTCGTACAGCTCTGCCGACACCCAGCCTTCCGATACCAAATTCTCCGGTGTAATCTCGCGGTCCGACTCCTCCTTGGTGGTAGGCGTCACGATGGGCTCGGGGAATTTCTGGTGCTTGGTCAGCCCGTCCGGCACAGTTACGCCCGAGAACGTGCGCTGGCCCTGCTGGTAGCCGCGCAGCATCGAGCCCGTGAGGTAGTTGCGCACCACCATCTCCACCCGAATTGGCTCGGCTTCCTTGGCCAGCGTCACGTTCGGGTCGAGCAGCGAAATCACATGGTTGGGGATGATGTGCCGGGTTTTGTCGAACCAGAAAGCAGCCAGCCCGTTCAGCACCGCGCCTTTGTGGGCCACGGGCGTTTCCAGCACCGAGTCAAACGCCGAGAGGCGGTCAGTTACCACAATGAGCCGCTCGCCCGAAGGCGCACGGTACGAGTCACGAACTTTGCCGCGGTGCAGAAGTTCGAGCTGGGGGGTATCGAAGTGGTTGAGGGTGTTCATACGACGAGTTAGCAGCCGGCACTAGGTCAGCGGAGTGCGGAGGTGTCTAGGATGAAAACTGGCGGGCTTGCTGGGGCGCAGTAGCGGCCTGGCGCTGGCCTTGCACGTGTTCTACAATGTTGCGGAACAGCTTCAGGCCGTCGCCTTCCTCACTCAGATTCGGGTTCTGGCGCTTGCGCCGGGCCCAGTCGGGGTGGTTATAGAGCGAGAGGAAAGCCTCGGGGTGCGGCATCAGCCCAAATACCTGGCCGGTGGTGTCGGTCAGGCCGGCGCAGTTCAGGTCGGCGCCGTTGGGGTTGAAAGGATACACGTCCGTCGGCGAGCCGTCGAAATCGGTGTAAGCCAGACAGTTCAGGCCCCGGGCTTCAATTTCCGCCAGCGTGTCTTCGCCCTTAATAATAAGGCGACCTTCGCCGTGGCGCACCGGCACTTCCATCGTGTCAATGCCTTTCAGGAAGGGAGAGTTTGATTTCGGGTTGACTTTCAGCTTCACCCAACGGTCTTCGTAACGGCCCGAGGCATTGTGCGTCAGGGTCACTTCCGGCGTTACATTGCCGCTCAGGTTGGGCAGCAAACCCAGCTTCACCAATACCT
The Hymenobacter sp. DG25B genome window above contains:
- a CDS encoding phosphoribosylformylglycinamidine synthase subunit PurQ; this encodes MEQQPILPDLTTPPRPQHDDPGHEVVDREGNIKLPGYKSVDPGHETTEPLKSSPESGHSPKVRALILTGFGINCEEEYAAAYRLAGAEATIVHLNQVLHGHVSIHDYDILNFPGGFSFGDDLGSGVVLANKLRYRKNTEGRTLLDDIKQFVANGKFVMGICNGFQVLVKLGLLPNLSGNVTPEVTLTHNASGRYEDRWVKLKVNPKSNSPFLKGIDTMEVPVRHGEGRLIIKGEDTLAEIEARGLNCLAYTDFDGSPTDVYPFNPNGADLNCAGLTDTTGQVFGLMPHPEAFLSLYNHPDWARRKRQNPNLSEEGDGLKLFRNIVEHVQGQRQAATAPQQARQFSS
- a CDS encoding phosphoribosylaminoimidazolesuccinocarboxamide synthase; translation: MNTLNHFDTPQLELLHRGKVRDSYRAPSGERLIVVTDRLSAFDSVLETPVAHKGAVLNGLAAFWFDKTRHIIPNHVISLLDPNVTLAKEAEPIRVEMVVRNYLTGSMLRGYQQGQRTFSGVTVPDGLTKHQKFPEPIVTPTTKEESDREITPENLVSEGWVSAELYEKMRVKSLELFNFASQWMAERGIILVDTKYEFGLLDGELILIDEIHTPDSSRFWSAEDYAKNPETAEQMDKEYVRQWLIANKKDGQYPRALTPEVSAEATRRYLDIYERITGTPLPTGNSSGDVHARLVDNLVRAGIMKND
- a CDS encoding nuclear transport factor 2 family protein; translated protein: MQDYIEAYNRFDVDGMVRHLHEDVVFRNISGGEVNLTTTGKESFRQQAEQARQYFSQREQCITDWQVTDNRVEVLIDYTGVAAIDFPNGLKAGDTLQLQGKSVFEFADGQIFSIDDIS